The Capsicum annuum cultivar UCD-10X-F1 chromosome 3, UCD10Xv1.1, whole genome shotgun sequence genomic sequence ATACTTCTTAATTCTAAAGGAGAGAAGGGTGTTTTCTGCCCTTTTCTAAGTATATAATCTGATTACTTTACTTGATCAAAAAGTATATAATCTGATTACTTGATAAAAGAGGATGTTGAAGTTCTGTTTTCATTTTGTTTGAAGTGGAGGAGTCTCTCTCTCTGCCAATTTGCAAGCTCCTCTACAATTTTTCTTTTAGCCTGAAGGAATTCGATTGCATCATTCAGTTTCAATAGAACATGATTTTTCTGGTAGCTTTGAAAGAATTTCTACAACTTGTTTTGGCTGAATTTTGTAAGGAGAGACTGGGTTTTTTCGCCCAGTTTGATATTGTTTGGCTTCATTTACATGAGTTTCTTAAGGAGAGATCGGGTCTTGCCATCCTGTTTGGCTTCATTTTCATCATTTATCGCATGAAAAGAGATTTTCTACTATGAATCAATCAACCACTCCTCAATCCGTAAACTATGGGACAATCCTATTCGCCTTCATTTTAGTATTATTACTTTTCTTAgattaattattttccttttggATGAACTATAGCCCCTCgttgttttgatctttataaCAATTGTTGAATTATTAAGAGCTGCATCCTCCTTTCCTTTTTCTCTAATAGTGGTCCCTGGATCACTGAGCAGTTTGACTTGTTTTTACTATCTCTTTCCTGTACACGTGGTtggttactgataactaaaagaTCTGTAGGCACAACTCAAACCATTGATGGATCAACTTGCCAGAGTAAAAGATTTACCTGCTCCCGAGTTTGGAAGCCTTCAAGCATGGGAAGTGCATGCCAACGCTGTTGCCCGAGGTGCACATGGAGATAATGCAAACGACTCAAAGTCAGGACAAGGGCTTGGGTTTGGTGGAACACCTATGCCGTTTGTCGGGGAGACAAAGGTATTGTTTTTAGAGGCTTAACTTTAAAGCTCATCATTATGTGTTGTTTCTAGTTGCTTCTAATGCTTCTTGGAAATGCAGTGCGATGATTTTGGTGTATATTCATGCTCATGCATCATAGTTATGACTTCTGCACGCACGTGAATTTTTCCAAAAACTCCAAATCTGAACTGGATTTTAATGCACTAGCCATACAGTGAGGTCGCCCAGCTAAGCTTTTGCTCCGTATTAGGTAGTCTTCTGATCAAATCTTGAAAATAGCTATTTTAACCCCCTCCTTAGTGTGCCTATGAACATCTTGGTTGTTTGTTTATACTATATATAAACTTCTGTTTCTTTTCTCACAAATAACCTGAGTCTCTGTTTTTGAGTTTATCCTATAGCAACTTTTTTGCCTCAATGATACAGTATGTAGCAATTGCTCTGAATGCTTTCAATAAAATATCAGTATTTCCTTGTGAATTTGATGGAGAAAATACTGTGCAAGTTATGTAGGATGTTGGTTGAGTGAAATACACCCTGAAACTATGGTGTGTATGAATTTAAACCACCTGTTGCTGTTGATTGCAGGTTGAAGTTGCTTTCTCTGGTCTTGAAGAAAAAGGAGATATCAAATCTGAGGTTTCAGCTACACCAATGAAAGTTTTGCCTCCATGGATGATAAAGGAGGGAATGAATCTTACAATGGAGCAGCGTGGAGAGGTCAAGCAAGAGTCAAATATGGAGGGTACTTCTGCTGCAGCAGGATCATCTGACGACAAGAAGTCCATAGAAACTGAGGATGTGAAAAATATACAGGTTAAGCTCATTGCCTTTTGTGTGGTTCATTGCTTCTTCCTGCCCTTCTCTTTTGCATGGTTACTATATATTGATGCTttaatgttttcctttttttttttggtaggaTGAATATGTTAAGGCATATTACGAGGCTATATTCAAGCGGCAAAGAGAGCAAGAAGAAGCTGCCAAAATGTTACCGGGAACATCAACAACAGATGGAGTTTCTAACACCTCATCTGAGCGCCAAATTGGCATGAAATCCAAACGCGAAGAGGAGGATGAAGGAGAGGATATCGAATGGGAGGAGGCCCCTGCCCCATCTGCAGGTAATTTTTGTATTGTTTATATACTTCAATCTCTTAAGTAGTTGAGGGTAGGAGGACTGTTCAAAGAAGTTGGTAATGGAGGTGCTAATAATTGAATTCATTTGCTTGCTACATTATGAGGTTCAGCTCCTTACCTTATCCATTTATGGGAGTTGCTGGTGTACTGGGCGCTGATTTGCTGTGCGCCATTCATTGTGCTACTGTAAAAAAGACTATATTGTGCAATCCTTTCTTTGAGTCTTCATAAAATGGAGAGAGACCTCAAATGgaacaaatgaattaaaatgatATACTTTGTGCATCAGAATCCTGTGGGGTTTAGCTTCTTGTAGTGTTGGccttttatttttggtttccCATGAATTCCGAAGTTTCCTCCACTAAGTTTACTTTTACATCGAGGACAACACTTCTCCTAATTGTTAAATATTATTCGGAAGAACTATCACTCAAAACATTCAGAAAATAGTCCCCAGGGCTTTGGTTCAATGGTAAGGGTGCAACCAGGATGTTTGGATTGGGGGTACGTCATGAGTTCGAATTCTGCCACTAACACAAAGTGTGATATTTAAGAGAAGCGCAGTATAGGTGTTGGCCTATATTCCCCCCAGTTTTGAATCTATGGGCCCACTGAGGTTGGGTCAGCGAACACAAGAAAATTTTTTGGTTATCAAAGtatctttaaaactaaaagaacattaataaaattaaagaaactgtAACTTATCGAAGTATGCTAACAACTCTTATTGTCTTCCACAAATTAATCTGAAAGGGCTTAGCCACATATGCGCCACGCCTATAGCTCTGAACAATATAGTTATACACTCATTATCATAGAGATGCCAAGAAAGTGATCACATACGTAATTCTCTGTCCTGTTCGAATGAAAACATCTAGTCTATGAAAGCTGAGACTGAAATGCAGGGTCAAAACTTTCAAAGGGTGAATGACATTAGCCATGCGGGAATCTATACAAGAGAGGAGAGATGGATAATTCTGTTTTAGGACGCTCTAGGTTCCAGAGTTACTCAAGCCTCGACTTTCTAGAATATAGTGGTCTTTGGAAGTCTAGTTACTCAATAACAGAAGTCGATTGCAAACGGCATGAAAGTTCTGCGGAGTTTATAGAAATTGGGCCTGTAAACTGATCAACTACTTTTGTTTATCTGTTCCAGTAATTAATGTAAGAAGATATGTTTTAGGTCAAGGGAGATAGGTTTCCTCCTTTACCAACTACAAGCAAACGATAGACAtgtgttccttttttttttttaaaatgtgaaGTGGTATTAATAAAGGCATCAAGAAGATGCAAAAAATTACAAGATGTGGCATTGGAGCTTACAAAAGATTTCGGCTGACTGTACAAACTATCTAAGCTAGAACAACGACTGAGCTAATAAAGTCCTGAAATTGTTCTGCATCAACAGCACGAACTAAACAAATTTTGACAATAGACCTTACTTTGAAAGTACGTAAACAAGTTGACCCATCAAAACATCTCCTATTCCTTTCTAACCAGAGACACAAAAAATACAAGCAAGAGATCATGATCCAGATCTTCTTGATGGCTTTGTCAACTCTCCTAAGCATCCGTAGCTGAGAGGGGTGTGGTCCATTTAAGATCGAAGAGACAAAAAACATGTTCCATATTTCTGAGTCCACTTCACTTTGTAGGAGATTTCTGGTTCCACCTCTTTTTGCACATATAGCATCTGTTTAGGAATTGGATTTTCCTTTTACTCAGGTTGTCTCGAGTAAGAGACTCCTGTCTCTTATAGAGCTGTCCAAGTAAAGCGTACTACCTTAAGAGGCAGCTTGGTCCTCCAAAGGAGCTTCCATGGCCAGTTATCTTTGAGGTTTCTAGAGCATAGCTGATGGTGCCCTTAACTGTATAGATTCCCTATGTTGGTTGGACTCGTCAAAAATGTCAGCGGGTGCAAGTTGGATTCGCTagaagtagtgtatttttgaagaatcctaCACGGGTGCTGTATCGAAAATGAAGAGTCCGTGCAACTTAGTAGATTCCTTCTTTGTCGTATCCCCGTTTAGGCTTGTCAGCCGCCTGTGGTTTTATGTGACAATGCTGGAGTCTTGCAAGCTCTAGCATATTATTCACACCCTGATCACACATATTTCTTCTGAATGTCAGGTCCCAGTTGGCCCCTTCTCTATTTGCAACAATAACAAAGTTAGTCTATTCTGAACAAATCCTGGAAATCTTCCTGAAGAATGGTATTTTCCAATCCATTTATCTGTCAATGAACCATTACCCACTTCAAAGTGAGCATGCCGATCAAAGGTGTCCCACAACTTCTTAGTACCCTTCCGTAGTCCCACTCCATGAGGGAGAGTGTCTGTCTGGCAAAACTATGTTGcccggactcttcaaaaatgtcatgggtgcgtgtcggatccttcaaaagtagtcaATTTTGGAGGATTCGTGATACAAAATCAACCAACAGATGGCACAAAACAGCCCACAACAcgacacaaaacagtccactcaCGAGATGACCAAACAACACTAAAAACGGAAACAAAAAGACAAGCACAAACACACGatttacaatatattaaaaggatagatagatagacaaatgacGGTATAAATCCTAAGAACCCTAAGATATATCAAATCTAAGGGCCCTTAACACCTACACACGACAATCACCTAACTCCTACGTAGACACGAGAGGGATGTTACCTCCTCTAGCACCAACGTTTCAAGCCAAGTTGCAActcaagtgattccacacttgaaTTAGCCTTCATTTCGGTTTTgtggctttttcaagccctactactaaggtgttacactctcaaagagagaactttcaatgtttcaaatattcatcattcataaactaataatgataataagaCTAAAGGAGCCTATTTATAACCTATTTATAACCTATTACAACATTAagtgtccaaaatgcccttaatgagggtggGGCGGCCATGGAGTGTAATTTTGACATGTGAAATCCCTAAAACACCTTTAATGAAGGTGCTCTTCAATGCTCCAAGGCTGTGGCTCTTCAAGCAGCCCCCAAGCCACTTTCCACACACGGCTTTGCCTTATGGAATGCTCAAAATGGCTCTCCATGCATGCTCTCTTCCCCTCAATGTGACCACCATCGGATTCTTCATGAGTTGGCCTCGCATGATGTCATCGAAGGCTATAATGGCCATTTGACTCGTATCAAtctgacacgggtgcggcaacatttttggagagtccgagcaacttagctggCTAATGTTGTGTTCGTTTCTTGTTCTAACCATGTTATGTCCTTGTGTGGTTCATCAAATTTGATGATAGAATACCAATCATCAAATTAGAGTAACTAAAAGCAGAAACTTGAAATTCGTTCTCTTTCCATATGAAATTTTAGTGGGGTCATGCGTGAGGGAGTGATAGTGGGTTGTCTGGTGCTTTTCTGGTGTTTTTCAGGTCTATGTTATGACACGTGTAGTGCTATGAGATAACAATCATCAAGTGGAGTAACTAAAAGCAGAAACTTGGAATTCCTTCTCTTTCCATATGAAATTTTCGCTGGGGTCAAGCGTGAGGGAGTGACAATGGGTGGTCTGGTGTTTTTCAAGTGTTCTTTATGTAGCGCTATGAGTGGCACGTGTCATGCACTTCCTAGGAAGTAGTAGTCTGAGACTATTAAGTGTGACAGTAGATACACTTTGGACAAGGATTAGGTGTAATGATTTTCCCACGAAGTGCAGGTGCATAGGTGGAACTTTGCGACCAGTTAGAGATGATTTTCGAACTTCTTTTAGTTATGATGTTATAGTTTTGTTCTGCCTGCTTGTATAGAGTTCTACATGTGATGATTGCTGTCAAATTTTGTGCTCTCCCAATTTCCTTAGTTTCTGATTCTCCTTTCCTTTCTCTCTCGAGTCCTGCCTCTTCATTTTCGCTTTCAATTCATAGGTCGTGTTTATTTGTTTAGTTTCGAAGTTCAACTTTCAGGTTAACATTGGGTATGTTTCAGGTAGTAATACAACTGGAGCTCTCAAGGTAGACTTGAATGTTCAAGCAAATGCTTCAGAAGACGAGAACGACGAAGAAGATGACATAGACTGGGAAGAAGGTTGACGGTCATATTAATTTTTTAGccgcaaaaaaaaataaaaaatatgcagaCTCAGGGTAGTTCAATGAAGAGAGGATCATTGTCATCCGGACATGGGGATCGTTTGGTTAAAAGAAACTATGTAGGAATTGTAATACAAGGactaaaaacacattatttttatcGTGCGTTTTCTTTTTGCACTTGAAATGGGATATGCAGGGTAAAATTTAAAATCTgggtttattttttaaacttaattGAATTTAAAGTGTGTTGATGATGGATTTGAGGAAAAGATGGAAGGGATGTTTTTGTCTTTCGGTGTTTTAACTTTTGTATTGTTATTCCATATAATATCAGGTATAAGTTAAATTAGATGTTGTATTTGTGGCTGCTATTGCGTACACTTTTAGGCGTTAGCAATGTAATTCTCACTTTGCGTACACTTTTTGGCGTTAGCAATGTAATACTCACTTTGAGGTACATAAAAAATCTCCCATAACTCTGTATCTACCTTGTTTCCCACTTAACCTCGAGCATGACTTGAACTCTCAACCTACTGATTGAAGGTGAAAGTGTGTTCTCTTTCAACAATTTTGCAAATGGGGTCGTTGTTTTGATTGGAGGCTAGAGAAATACAGCAAGAAAGCATTAAACAGACAAGTCTCCCATAGCAGAGTCTGTGCGCCTTTGTTATTAAGTACTTTCATAAGGTAGTGTAATAAAGAGGGTAAACGAGACACTAAAGaaccttaaaaaaaataaagaattatggtTAACTCTGATATCTATCAAAGCTTAaatcctaaacctcatcacataACTATGCCTGTGCTTGAAATTATCCCAGCACAGACGATAAAAGGAAAGGATCCCAAGTTGCATTTTCACCAGCACCCCATAGCCCAGTTTCAAACTGCAGCAACTGTTGTTCAATTGGAACTGAAGCTGTTTGTGTTAATCCATTCATATGGGGCATCATCATTGGCCCATTTAAAACATCAGCTTCCCCAAATGTTGACAAATTAACCGTTGGTTCACTAACTGAAACTGGCCATGTACAAGCAGTAGTACTATTACCACCACCAAAAATGTCAGTGTTGGTGTAATTATTTGTAGTACTAAATGAGACCTCATTGTGGCCTCGACTCATCTGTGGTTCTTCCCAAGGCAATCGTCCTTGCTCGTTAACCCACATTATCGCTGAATTTGTCCCTCTGTCCCACTGGTTATTTTGACACTGTGATGATGAGATCACGGGCTGACAATCGTTCCTCATGAGGCTTATGTAATCAAGGTTGTGATTGCCGCTGAACAAGTTTTCAGAATAGTTCTTACCTTGTCCAATACTATTTACATGTGTAGTATGACCGCGTTTACGTAATTTCTCAGCTTGTCCTGTTTGTGAGGCTGTTTTCTTGATTTCAAGTATGGGAACAGATGGTTTAGTTTTGGATACTAATTGGCAATTGGTGTTAGAGGCATAAGCTTGAATGAAAGATCTTGAGTTCTTGCTGTTAAAGAGTTTAGCTTTAAGTGCACCAACAAGTCCATTTTCAGGCTCATCTGTTCTGCAGGCTTCTTCAAAGTTAAAAGGCTCAGAATTTTCAAGAATACTACTACCTTGGTGAGGATCAGACGCGGGTAGTTCAAAATTAGTACGGGCATTAGCCCCTCTAAGCGTGCGAGCAGCTTGATCATAAGCCCTTGCAGCATCCTCAGCAGTGTCAAAAGTCCCAAGCCATAACCTCACCTTTTGTAAAGAATCTTTAATCTCTGCAACCCATCTTCCTGATGGCCTTTGTCGAACGCCAACGAATCTTGGATGCCCTCTTGATGATGGTTTTCTTCTGgctctaatgccatcacttggCTGAGGTGCTGGTTGCTTCATTCTTGAATTTTGTTGGTTGAAATTGGAATCAAAAGTTATTAGTAAGGTGGCTGTCTCTAAGCTTGGTGTCTTGAACTGGAGAAGGTATAAAATGGGAAGGAATCTGTGAACTGTCACAAATGGACTAGaggaaaattacaaaaaaaaaaaaaaaactataaatccATTGTATATAAATTGCATAATGAAACTTCATTGGTGCAGGCTGTGTTGATTATATCGAATGTTAATCATAAAATATGAACAAATTATGGCGAGACATAGATGATTGTATATAGTTGTACTATGTGTTAATGCAGAAGCTTCCAAATGTAGACGTTGTTTTCAGAATGATGTGATTAATATTAATTTGGATGAATACATTCTGTTTCCCCTTGTATGCATTCAATGCAACAAACAGCAAGTCACTAGGAAACACCAATTTCTTTTAGATTTCTGATGCAATCAAAGACCAAATCAATTCTAACTTAGAAGTTGAGCAATCTGAATAAGTATTTAGGATGTAATGACAAGATAAAATATCAGTAGAGTACGTTAATTTAAGTCAAGGTCCTGTAATAATGTACTGAATTTAATTAATGGAACATTAAGAAACACGACATGTAATGGTTGCGTCAGAATTTTCATTAAGGGAGGCAAGATATAGAGAAGTGAATACGTGAAGAAACTAAAAGGAAGTTATAATAACCTAAAGGAAATTAATAATAACCTATCTACACAGCATAATTGACACCCTTGGACAAGAGAGGCTCCGCGGCTGCTGTCATGAATGAAGTGTTCATAGGTTTGTTTCTTGATTCATCAATATTCAGAAGGTTTTGGGAAGAGAAGGATAAATTTAAGTATCGAGGATTGGACCAGAAAACTCACACAATAGCTTAATATCTTTGTAGTAAGGGTATCATTTGAGACCGCTTTTAATTTAAGTAGATACATATGTTAAGTTTATTGCATAATGCAACTTAAAATTGTGACAATAGACCGAGAATTTTCACTCAATTATCTTGCTTACGCGACTGAGTTTTTACTGAGAAAAAGATCGATAAAAAAAACAGAACTCCGAAATGTCCGAATTTCACCTAGTAGTTTCAAATGACTAGTAGTTGTATAAGTTGCAAGAAATTAAACCACATAAATCCAAGTTTATGGAGAATGTAATCgatgttttttttgagaaaaaattgtaACATGGGTCGATGAAATTAAGGTAAAGCAGACAAGAGTTATTGCATTA encodes the following:
- the LOC107862158 gene encoding general transcription factor IIE subunit 1, which gives rise to MSIEPFNRLVKLAARAFYDDITTKGDNQPKSGRSDNRGIAVVILDALTRRQWVREEDLAKDLKLHTKQLRRTLRFFEEEKLITRDHRKEGAKGAKVYNAAVAATVDGMQNGKEGDDKIKMHTHSYCCLDYAQIYDVVRYRLHRMKKKLRDELDNKNTVQEYICPNCGKRYTALDALRLISPEDEYFHCESCNGELVAESDKLASQGNADGDDNDRRRRREKLEDMLHRVEAQLKPLMDQLARVKDLPAPEFGSLQAWEVHANAVARGAHGDNANDSKSGQGLGFGGTPMPFVGETKVEVAFSGLEEKGDIKSEVSATPMKVLPPWMIKEGMNLTMEQRGEVKQESNMEGTSAAAGSSDDKKSIETEDVKNIQDEYVKAYYEAIFKRQREQEEAAKMLPGTSTTDGVSNTSSERQIGMKSKREEEDEGEDIEWEEAPAPSAGSNTTGALKVDLNVQANASEDENDEEDDIDWEEG